GGTAGATATCCAAAAATCAAAACCAGCTTAAATCAAGTAATGGTGCCATAGCCAATCTTTAAAAATGGTCATTCCATTTTAGGGAGGGTGCTTTTTTGTGTCAAAATCAGCATCAAAACCCATTTTCGTATAAAAGAGCCTTTCAGAAAGTAGTGAAGATTAGTTTTCTTTTTACGAATATTGTGTATAATAAGATAAAAGCGTTGATGTGAAGAGTATGTTTCTCTTCCCTCTTATCAAGAGAGCTTCGGTAGCTGAGAAGAAGCAAAGAGGAGGAAACAGAAAATGGTCACGGAGCTGCGTGCTGAACGTAACGAAGGTTATCAGTAGGTTTCGACGGGAGTTGACGTCCGTTACCAATGTCACAGTATAAGAGTGTATGCTCCGTACTTGATGAGACGAATAGTGTGAGCTATTCGTAAAATAAGGTGGTACCGCGAGTAACCCTCGCCCTTAGACAATATTGTCTAAGGGCGAGGGTTTTTTTGCTGTGTTAGAGAATATGGTTGATTTTTGTTGAGCAGCTGATTGGATTGGACAGCGATCACACTGCAACTGAAATATTTAACACAGCTTTTAATGAATGGCTCTTTTCGGATATATTGTGGCTATTTCATCTACTTTTTAATTGAATCCTTCATTTATCTGTTGGTTTCAAGCAAAAATAGACGAAAAGCTACAAACCTTGCGTAAACAGCCTAATTTTAAGGAGGAAATAGAAATGACAATATTTATTGGAGGAGCATGGCCATACGCTAATGGTTCCTTGCATGTGGGTCATATTGCGAGTTTGTTACCAGGGGATATACTTGCCCGTTACTTCCGGCAAAAAGGGGAGAGAGTTCTCTATGTGTCGGGAACGGATTGTCATGGGACACCTATTACAATATCGGCGCAAAAAGAAGGGGTCACACCTAATGATATTGCAAATAAGTATCATGAAGAATTCGAGGAGAGTTTTAGACAATTAGGTTTTTCATATGACTACTATACTCGTACTGACGATGAGCATCATCATCGTGAGGTTCAGAACATATTTACCGAGTTGCATGAAGCAGGTTATTTACAAGTAAAGGAAGTGAAGCAAACATATTGTTCAGATTGTGAAAATTTTTTACCGGACCGGTATGTAGAAGGAAGATGTCCGGTGTGTAAATCATACGCACGCGGAGATCAATGTGATGCTTGCTCAACGATTTTAGATTCGGTGGATTTAGAAGAAAAGCGCTGTAAACAATGTGGAGGGGAGCCAATTATTAAAGACGCTGAGCAGTTTTACTTCTTGCTCTCTCATTTTCAAGAAGGAATTGAGAGTTTTTTGAGGAAAAATGGACGTCATTGGCGACGGAATGCGGTTCAACTAACGAAGCGGTATTTAGAAGAAGGGTTAGTAGACCGGGCCGCAACTCGGGACATGGAGTGGGGGATTTCGGTACCGATTGAGGGGTATCATGATAAAAAGATTTACGTTTGGATCGAAGCGGTGGTAGGCTATCTTTCTGCTTCGAAAAAATGGAGCGAGGCAACGGGCGCAGGCTGGAAACCTTTCTGGGAAGGTGACGTGAAGGCTTACTATGTGCACGGAAAAGATAACATCCCTTTTCATACCATCATTTGGCCAGCGATACTGCTAGGACTAAAGCGACCACTTTTGCCGACCCATATTCTTTCGAGTGAATATCTTACAATCGAAAAGAAGAAAATCTCAACAAGTCAAAACTGGGCAGTATGGATTCCAGATTTGTTAGAGAACTACCATCCTGATTCCATTCGTTATTTTCTATGTAGCAACGCACCTGATAAAGGAGATGCCAATTTTTCTTGGCGGGAATTTATTTATAGTCACAACAGTGAGTTATTAGGGGCATTTGGAAATTTTGTGAATCGGACGTTGAAATTTGTCGACAAGTTCTTCGCTGGAAAGCTTGAACCGGCTGTGGTAGAAGAAAGATTCATTACAAAAGGACAATATGTATACAGCCAGGCGGGAGAGCTCCTTGAAAAAGGGGAGACGAAACAAGCGCTTGAGGTTATTTTTCAGTATGTGAGAGCAGGAAATAAGTATTTCGACGAAGAGAGACCGTGGGTATCGATCAAAGAAAATGAACAGAATTGTATTCAAACACTCTGGACTTGTGTCGAGTGGATTCAAAACTTAGGCAATCTATTAGCGCCCTTTCTCCCCACAGCTTGCAAACAATTAAGAGAACAGCTTCAATTTTCACCTGAGCCAAACTGGTCGTACGAATCACTAGCGTCTTGTGAATTAAGTACCGTGTATCCACTTTTTGAACGAATTGATGTGGATAGAATCTGTATTGAACAAGAAAAGCTCCAGCAGAGGTAAAATAAATAGTTCTTTTCTCATGAATCATCCCGATTTTGTTTAATGCGGATATTAGTGGTTATAGAGAAGGGTAGAATAGGGGGTTCTGATTTGTTCACATGGCATGATGTAATTAATATTATGATTTCAGTGCTCATTATTCTTCCCCTAGTTAATCTCATTCACCAATCAGGGCACGCTGTGTTTGCACGTATGTTTGGGGGGAAAGTGGCTTTAACATTGGGAAGGGGTAAGCACTTTTTTTCAATTGGCGAATTAGAGGTAAAAAGAATTTATTTTCTCGATGCCTTTAATCAATATGAAAAATTAAAGGTCGATACAAGATGGTCTCATACTCTCGTTTATGCGGGTGGTGCCTTCTTTAATTTATTTCCGGTTTTGATCGTAAATGCATTAGTCTTTAACGGTTTTATAGAATGGCATCCACTGCTAGACAAATTCACTTATTTTTCGGCGTATTTCATCTTTTTTTCTCTTTTTCCAGTGCAATATAGCGAAGAACACCCGAGTGACGGTTGGGCGATATACTCTATCTGGAAACACGGAATTAAGAGCGATACGATTGATTGATGTTTCCCCTTTTCTCCTCTTTAGAGATGTAGGATTAGAAAAATCGAGTTCATTTCAAAGGAGTTAAGGAACTTGATGCAGAATAGGATAAAGGGAACAAAGGGGGAGCGAGATGGGTGCGTTTTTATTGAGATTTTTCTTTTTTATGGTGATATGGACGGTGTTTTTATTTCCGTTTTGGCAGACTGAACAATTTCCTTTTTTCTTATTTGCTTGCGCTGCGTCAGTGGCGGCATATTTTTTTCTTCCTGTCGTGCAGAAAAAGGTGAATTTATATCTTTTTATCAATAGTATAATTCTCATTTTGGGATTGGTTACTTCGGTTGATTCGTATCAATCTCTCGTTATTTTACTTATGTATCTTTTACTTGAAGGAGTGTTTCGATTATCTGAATCTGCCTACCGTTTGTTGATGATGGTGACGGGTGCAGTCATGGTTCTCTTGCTGTTTTATTGGGAGTTTTTTTCTATTCCATGGTTTATCGTTGTGACCCTTTACTTTTTTGTGACGTTTCTATTGAATCAGGCTGCTTTTCATAGGGCGCAGTCGAGAGAATTATATGAGCAATTGTTGGAAGAGTATCGCCGCATGAAACGTCAAACTCTTGAGAATGAAAAATTGGTTCGACTGGAAGAAAGAACAAGAATAGCAAGAGAAATTCATGATTCAGTGGGTCATAAATTAACGGCGCTCTTAATGCAAATAGAAATAATGATACAAACGAAAGATTTTTCGGTTGTGGATAGTTTGAAGGATTTGGCAAGTGACAGTTTGGCGGAAACAAGAGAAGCAGTCTCTACGCTACATATAGAAGAAATAGAAGGGGTTTCCTCTATTATCGCGCTTATTCGGAAGTTAGAGTCTGAGAATGGAATGTCGATCGTGTTTACGACAAAGCAAGGTGTACTTTCCGTTCAACTGAACGCGGAACAGAGCATTGTTTTGTATCGCGTCATCCAAGAATCCTTAACGAATGCGATGAAGCATACTCAGTCACGGCGGATTGAAGTATCGCTAGGGAGAACGGCAAAGGGGGATATCGATGTGAATATTACGAATCCACTAACAAAGAAGAGGCCGTTTCAATTTGGCTTTGGCTTAACAAATATGGAAGGGAGACTAAGAGAAATAGGTGGGAATTTACGGGTTTATCAGACCGAAGATAGCTTTATGGTAAATGGTTCATTTCCAGTAGAAGGAAGGAAGAGAACATGATACATATTTTATTAGTAGAAGACCAAGCGATCGTGCGACAAGGCTTGAAGATGATGTTAGAACGAGATCCACGGCTGAAGGTAGTGGCAGAGGGAGAAAACGGGCAAGAGGGTATTCACCAATTAGGGAAGCATGCAATAGATATCGTTGTGATGGATATTCGTATGCCCATCATGAATGGGCTAGAAGCCATAGCAGAAATAAAAAAACGCTGGCCACAAGTGAAAATACTCATCTTAACCACATTCAATGATGATGAGTATGTTCTAAGAGCGCTAAGGGACGGAGCCAATGGTTTTTTATTGAAAACGTCTGATGTGCAACAAGTGATTGGGGCTGTACATAGTACGCTAAAGGGCGGCATGAGCCTTCATGAAGAAGTGGCGGCAAAGGTGATGCCAAAACTGCTCGAAGCTAAGCACCATAAAACAACAGACTTACCATTAACTCCACGTGAAATTTCCATCACAAAACGGATTGGAGAAGGGAAAACGAACAAAGAAATTGCACTAGAATTACATTTGTCAATTGGGACCGTGAAAAATCACTTAACGCAAATTCTCCATAAATTAGATTTGCGAGATCGAACACAGTTGGCGATTTTTGCGGTGAGAAATGATATTGCGTAAGGACTCTTATGGAGTCTTTTTTTGTATAGGCTACTTTAACACCAGTGTAGATCACGCTAAAAAGACAGGAATCAAAGGTGAAAAGGGGGATTCCGTTATCCATCATATTCAGTAGCGATAATGTCTGGAAAAACAGTCGTTTTTTTAATGGTTATATTGTCTAGCACTAGACGTCGCTAATTAATGAGCAATTTTCATGAGGATATAACCCA
This DNA window, taken from Bacillus sp. 2205SS5-2, encodes the following:
- the metG gene encoding methionine--tRNA ligase — encoded protein: MTIFIGGAWPYANGSLHVGHIASLLPGDILARYFRQKGERVLYVSGTDCHGTPITISAQKEGVTPNDIANKYHEEFEESFRQLGFSYDYYTRTDDEHHHREVQNIFTELHEAGYLQVKEVKQTYCSDCENFLPDRYVEGRCPVCKSYARGDQCDACSTILDSVDLEEKRCKQCGGEPIIKDAEQFYFLLSHFQEGIESFLRKNGRHWRRNAVQLTKRYLEEGLVDRAATRDMEWGISVPIEGYHDKKIYVWIEAVVGYLSASKKWSEATGAGWKPFWEGDVKAYYVHGKDNIPFHTIIWPAILLGLKRPLLPTHILSSEYLTIEKKKISTSQNWAVWIPDLLENYHPDSIRYFLCSNAPDKGDANFSWREFIYSHNSELLGAFGNFVNRTLKFVDKFFAGKLEPAVVEERFITKGQYVYSQAGELLEKGETKQALEVIFQYVRAGNKYFDEERPWVSIKENEQNCIQTLWTCVEWIQNLGNLLAPFLPTACKQLREQLQFSPEPNWSYESLASCELSTVYPLFERIDVDRICIEQEKLQQR
- a CDS encoding response regulator transcription factor, yielding MIHILLVEDQAIVRQGLKMMLERDPRLKVVAEGENGQEGIHQLGKHAIDIVVMDIRMPIMNGLEAIAEIKKRWPQVKILILTTFNDDEYVLRALRDGANGFLLKTSDVQQVIGAVHSTLKGGMSLHEEVAAKVMPKLLEAKHHKTTDLPLTPREISITKRIGEGKTNKEIALELHLSIGTVKNHLTQILHKLDLRDRTQLAIFAVRNDIA
- a CDS encoding sensor histidine kinase: MGAFLLRFFFFMVIWTVFLFPFWQTEQFPFFLFACAASVAAYFFLPVVQKKVNLYLFINSIILILGLVTSVDSYQSLVILLMYLLLEGVFRLSESAYRLLMMVTGAVMVLLLFYWEFFSIPWFIVVTLYFFVTFLLNQAAFHRAQSRELYEQLLEEYRRMKRQTLENEKLVRLEERTRIAREIHDSVGHKLTALLMQIEIMIQTKDFSVVDSLKDLASDSLAETREAVSTLHIEEIEGVSSIIALIRKLESENGMSIVFTTKQGVLSVQLNAEQSIVLYRVIQESLTNAMKHTQSRRIEVSLGRTAKGDIDVNITNPLTKKRPFQFGFGLTNMEGRLREIGGNLRVYQTEDSFMVNGSFPVEGRKRT